The proteins below come from a single Macaca fascicularis isolate 582-1 chromosome 9, T2T-MFA8v1.1 genomic window:
- the BAG3 gene encoding BAG family molecular chaperone regulator 3 isoform X3, producing the protein MRVCSLLGPAVWSVQMVEAFVHGWEETMSPWAASRNDSAGPMQAPISAGRRRTSETPSSANGPSRESSRLPPAREGHPVYPQLRPGYIPIPVLHEGAENRQAHPFHAYPQPGMQRFRTEAAPAAPQRSQSPLRGMPETTQPDKQCGQVAAVAAAQPPASHGPERSQSPAASDCSSSSSSASLPSSGRSSLGSHQLPRGYISIPVIHEQNVTRPAAQPSFHQAQKTHYPAQQGEYQTHQPVYHKIQGDDWEPRPLRAASPFRSPVQSASSREGSPARSSTPLHSPSPIRVHTVVDRPQQPMTHRESAPVPQPENKPESKPGPVGPELPPGHVPIQVIRKEADSKPVSQKPPPPSEKVEVKVPPASVPCPSPSPGPSAVPSSPKNVAAEERAAPSTAPVEATPPKPGEAEAPPKHPGVLKVEAILEKVQGLEQAVDNFEGKKTDKKYLMIEEYLTKELLALDSVDPEGRADVRQARRDGVRKVQTILEKLEQKAIDVPGQVQVYELQPSNLEADQPLQAIMEMGAVAADKGKKNAGNGEDPHTETQQPEATAAATSNPSSTTDTPGNPTAP; encoded by the exons GAGACTCCATCCTCTGCCAATGGCCCTTCCCGGGAGAGCTCTAGACTGCCACCTGCTAGGGAAGGCCACCCTGTGTATCCCCAGCTCCGACCAGGCTACATTCCCATTCCCGTGCTCCATGAAGGCGCTGAGAACCGGCAGGCGCACCCTTTCCATGCCTATCCCCAGCCTGGGATGCAGCGATTCCGAACTGAGGCGGCACCAGCGGCTCCTCAGAGGTCCCAGTCACCTCTGCGGGGTATGCCAGAAACCACTCAGCCAGATAAACAGTGTGGACAGGTGGCAGCAGTGGcggcagcccagcccccagcctctcACGGACCTGAG CGGTCCCAGTCTCCAGCTGCCTCCGACTGCTCATCCTCATCCTCTTCGGCTAGCCTGCCTTCCTCCGGCAGGAGCAGCCTGGGCAGTCACCAGCTCCCACGGGGGTACATCTCCATTCCGGTGATACACGAGCAGAACGTTACCCGGCCAGCAGCCCAGCCCTCCTTCCACCAAGCCCAGAAGACGCACTACCCAGCGCAGCAGGGGGAGTACCAGACCCACCAGCCTGTATACCACAAGATCCAAGGGGATGACTGGGAGCCCCGGCCCCTGCGGGCAGCTTCCCCATTCAGGTCACCTGTCCAGAGTGCATCGAGCCGGGAGGGCTCACCAGCCAGGAGCAGCACGCCACTCCACTCCCCCTCGCCCATCCGTGTGCACACAGTGGTCGACAGGCCTCAG cagcCCATGACCCATCGAGAATCTGCACCTGTTCCCCAGCCTGAAAACAAACCAGAAAGTAAGCCAGGCCCAGTTGGACCAGAACTCCCTCCTGGACACGTCCCAATTCAAGTGATCCGCAAAGAGGCGGATTCTAAACCTGTTTCCCAGAAGCCCCCACCTCCCTCTGAGAAGGTAGAGGTAAAAGTTCCCCCTGCTTCAGTTCCTTGTCCTTCTCCCAGTCCTGGCCCTTCTGCTGTCCCCTCTTCCCCCAAGAATGTGGCTGCAGAAGAGAGGGCAGCCCCCAGCACTGCCCCTGTAGAAGCTACACCTCCAAAACCAGGAGAAGCCGAGGCTCCCCCAAAACATCCAGGAGTGCTGAAAGTGGAAGCCATCCTGGAGAAGGTGCAGGGGCTGGAGCAGGCTGTAGACAACTTTGAAGGCAAGAAGACTGACAAAAAGTACCTGATGATCGAAGAGTATTTGACCAAAGAGCTGCTGGCCCTGGATTCAGTGGACCCCGAGGGACGAGCCGATGTGCGTCAGGCCAGGAGAGACGGTGTCCGGAAGGTTCAGACCATCTTGGAAAAACTTGAACAGAAAGCCATTGATGTCCCAGGTCAAGTCCAGGTCTATGAACTCCAGCCCAGCAACCTTGAGGCCGATCAGCCACTGCAGGCAATCATGGAGATGGGTGCCGTGGCAGCAGACAAGGGCAAGAAAAATGCTGGAAATGGGGAAGATCCCCACACAGAAACCCAGCAGCCAGAAGCCACAGCAGCAGCAACTTCAAACCCCAGCAGCACGACAGACACCCCTGGTAACCCAACAGCACCGTAG